A genome region from Purpureocillium takamizusanense chromosome 8, complete sequence includes the following:
- the RIB3 gene encoding 3,4-dihydroxy-2-butanone-4-phosphate synthase (EggNog:ENOG503NVCF~COG:H~BUSCO:EOG09263Z8I): MPAPMIPQSQFDSIPDAIEAFRRGEFLVVLDDPGRENEADLIIAAQDITTEQMAWMVRYSSGLICAPIKPARADALDLPPMVRASQDPRGTAYTVSVDAADESVTTGISAHDRALVCRVLADPTSTATSLRRPGHVLPLRAHPGGVRARIGHTEAAVEFCRLAGKHAAAAICEVVEDGDEVPGRAVRAATDMMRGEACITFARKWGLKVCTIADLVEYVEKTEGKLEVNGS; the protein is encoded by the exons ATGCCCGCCCCAATGATACCCCAGAGTCAATTCGACTCCATCCCCGACGCCATTGAGGCTTTCC GACGGGGCGagttcctcgtcgtcctcgacgacccgggcCGTGAGAACGAGGCcgacctcatcatcgccgcccaggacATCACCACCGAGCAGATGGCCTGGATGGTGCGCTACTCCTCAGGCCTCATTTGCGCCCCGATcaagcccgcccgcgccgatgCCCTCGACCTGCCGCCCATGGTCCGTGCCAGCCAGGACCCCCGTGGTACCGCCTACACAGTctccgtcgatgccgccgacgagtccGTCACCACCGGCATCAGCGCCCATGACCGCGCCCTCGTctgccgcgtcctcgccgaccccacctccaccgccacgagcctgcgccgccccggccacgTCCTGCCGCTCCGCGCGCACCCCGGCGGCGTGAGGGCCCGAATTGGCCACACCGAGGCCGCTGTGGAGttctgccgcctcgccggcaagcacgcggccgccgccatctgcgaagtggtcgaggacggcgacgaggtcccTGGCCGGGCagtgcgcgccgccaccgacatGATGAGGGGAGAGGCATGCATTACCTTTGCGCGCAAGTGGGGCTTGAAGGTGTGCACAATCGCGGATCTCGTCGAGTACGTCGAGAAGACGGAGGGTAAGCTGGAGGTCAACGGCTCCTAG
- a CDS encoding Protein S-acyltransferase (COG:S~EggNog:ENOG503PGYB) produces MADEAPSREAMTHLAEYAAPPEDALAPDGQGETIEERCFSAALICLEGHYTQSPPMGPLTAARVNSMISKTLEKTHTLRAAREALSRNVAIWIWLTRIFAAAIPSLTTRSVGPLSSLNDPDKGATPQESTALIVMNHASVKEDLGTLIKLMHIARNLLVNAEPEVPQDICAAVHFDQMVYQTIILCVNVTSKGYDGEILDEAQRLKLADITELYRKLLVTSLQQAHNWTAKHDRNKMSFWFDVLFDDDDGGYSGPDEGMGDGSGFRPEVAKQQVQHWLDRNSRMCDTARQLLKDYAQNHAHKPPGNLAPIRPLAWNWMPDDSINLPASVSDGAEKINPVWKPDETDKFEQDRAYGRVSREIDTWWLRARDPNYEEWVVGMPSVEFAQSRTEQCKSNIVHRYAHSYRGDHSPPPEAADEDLLDHDHCHCPECHGCHHDDHDHGEEHDHDTQEHDIECEHHHHHHHHHHHDHDHDHDHDHDHDHDHDYAHDYVEDMMDDDEADDDVSYGEGPLTGLLTEVPNILDPKQIEALHMIVKSCILDNAGSGLTRAGENLQKTRCRMFLALDCGKSLLRELLVFIAVWDKDEQSLIFQVTTQIIEALHHSALIPYAWNSLRIPKDIISPAQTVLLRLVNHMFRARSSNPTSQEPKDNTRDIKLLHFFFSFFRSRIVPECAALMHLQAQIREQNIDPAEFPVDSWDMERAKDGLTQYLDFLTTVAEMADTRAKLIEWESVYDLITILSGLEAGVQKKALIELPKRATKTDSSNPMVERPYSAADDSIPPSPPPPPLQEPAHKFPWSGVKGQIFTIIASLLQPPTGQSSPGNSQVQMQMVNYNGIVPLLNCCAYDDHNPYAKERVTICLKWLLDGCEAANNFFRELVSLAPQPNLKPPPGGTTVSTIRVDGIQGEVKVQVRSNTAPPLEDLSSRNAGGSKDPNADLLDRAASLSLGAPPATSRSTLEDDFMA; encoded by the exons atggccgacgaggccccgTCTCGAGAAGCGATGACGCACCTGGCGGAATATGCAGCCCCGCCTGAGGACGCCTTAGCACCCGATGGCCAGGGCGAGACAATCGAGGAGCGATGCTTCTCGGCCGCTCTCATTTGCCTGGAGGGTCACTACACTCAGTCTCCGCCCATGGGCCCTTTGACGGCCGCTCGAGTCAACTCGATGATCTCAAAGACCCTCGAGAAGACACACACACTTCGCGCTGCTCG CGAAGCCCTATCGCGCAACGTCGCAATATGGATATGGCTCACGAGAATTTTTGCTGCCGCAATCCCAAGCCTGACTACTAGATCTGTCGGCCCGCTTTCGAGCTTGAATGATCCAGACAAGGGCGCCACCCCCCAGGAGAGCACAGCTCTGATCGTCATGAACCATGCTTCCGTCAAGGAGGACCTGGGCACACTCATCAAGCTCATGCACATTGCCAGGAACTTGCTAGTGAACGCAGAGCCCGAGGTCCCGCAAGACATTTGTGCCGCCGTGCACTTCGATCAGATGGTCTATCAGACCATCATCCTCTGCGTCAACGTCACGAGCAAGGGCTACGATGGCGAGATCCTAGACGAGGCTCAGCGGCTGAAGCTAGCCGACATTACCGAACTTT ACAGGAAGCTGCTAGTGACCTCGCTGCAGCAAGCGCACAACTGGACTGCCAAGCACGACCGCAACAAAATGTCCTTTTGGTTCGACGTGCTCtttgatgacgacgatggtggttACTCGGGACCCGATGAGGGCATGGGCGATGGTTCAGGGTTCCGACCAGAAGTGGCCAAGCAGCAAGTCCAGCATTGGCTGGATCGCAACTCTAGAATGTGCGATACGGCCCGCCAGCTTCTCAAAGACTATGCCCAGAACCACGCCCACAAGCCCCCGGGAAATTTGGCGCCTATTCGCCCGTTGGCCTGGAACTGGATGCCCGATGACTCTATCAACTTGCCAGCCTCTgtcagcgacggcgcagagAAGATTAACCCCGTTTGGAAGCCGGATGAAACGGATAAATTTGAGCAGGACCGGGCGTACGGCCGGGTCTCAAGAGAGATCGACACTTGGTGGCTGCGTGCCCGAGATCCCAACTACGAAGAATGGGTTGTGGGCATGCCCTCTGTGGAGTTTGCACAGTCCCGAACCGAGCAATGCAAGTCCAACATTGTCCACCGCTATGCTCATTCTTACCGGGGCGATCATTCACCGCCTCCGGAGGCGGCCGATGAGGATTTGTTGGACCATGACCATTGTCATTGCCCGGAATGCCACGGGTGCCAtcacgacgaccacgaccatGGGGAGGAGCATGACCACGATACCCAAGAACATGACATTGAATGtgagcaccaccatcaccaccaccaccaccaccatcatgacCACGATCACGATCACGACCACGATCACGACCACGATCACGACCACGACTATGCGCATGACTATGTCGAAGACATgatggatgacgacgaagccgacgatgacgtctCCTACGGAGAGGGGCCGTTGACAGGCTTGTTGACCGAAGTCCCGAACATCCTGGATCCGAAGCAGATTGAAGCCCTTCACATGATTGTCAAGTCCTGTATCCTCGACAACGCGGGATCGGGCCTGACACGCGCAGGAGAAAATTTGCAAAAGACGCGCTGCCGAATGTTCCTGGCACTCGACTGCGGAAAGAGTCTACTACGAGAGTTGCTCGTTTTCATTGCCGTCTGGGACAAAGATGAGCAGTCATTGATTTTTCAGGTCACTACCCAAATCATCGAGGCGCTTCATCACAGCGCTTTGATTCCCTACGCCTGGAACTCCCTGCGGATACCCAAGGATATCATATCTCCGGCCCAGACCGTCCTGTTGCGCTTGGTCAATCACATGTTTCGGGCCAGGAGCAGCAACCCCACGAGTCAGGAGCCCAAGGACAATACTAGGGATATTAAATTGCTGCATTTCTTCTTCAGTTTCTTCCGCAGCCGCATCGTCCCCGAATGCGCGGCCTTGATGCACTTGCAAGCCCAGATTCGGGAACAAAACATTGACCCGGCGGAGTTTCCCGTTGACAGCTGGGACATGGAGAGAGCGAAAGACGGATTGACACAGTACTTGGACTTCTTGACGACCGTTGCTGAGATGGCCGATACTAGGGCCAAGCTGATAGAATGGGAGTCGGTCTACGACCTCATCACCATTTTGagtggcctcgaggcgggcgtgcagAAGAAGGCGCTCATTGAATTGCCCAAGCGGGCTACGAAAACCGATTCGAGCAATCCGATGGTCGAGCGCCCGTACTCGGCCGCAGACGATAGCATACCCCCTTCACCGCCCCCACCACCGCTGCAGGAGCCGGCCCATAAGTTTCCTTGGTCGGGCGTCAAGGGCCAGATCTTTACCATCATCGCCAGTCTCCTGCAGCCGCCGACAGGACAGAGTAGCCCAGGCAACTCGCAGGTCCAGATGCAGATGGTCAACTACAATGGCATCGTGCCTCTGCTGAACTGCTGCGCATATGATGATCACAATCCGTATGCAAAGGAGCGCGTCACGATTTGTCTGAAATGGCTCCTGGATGGATGCGAGGCCGCTAACAACTTCTTTCGAGAGCTCGTAAGCCTTGCGCCGCAGCCCAACCTCAAGCCCCCACCAGGTGGCACAACAGTGTCAACTATTCGAGTTGATGGGATCCAGGGTGAGGTGAAAGTTCAGGTGCGGTCGAACACGGCTCCACCTTTGGAAGACTTATCGTCGAGAAACGCCGGCGGCTCCAAGGACCCGAATGCAGACCTTTTGGATCGCGCGGCTTCGCTCAGTCTCGGTGCCCCACCGGCTACGTCGAGAAGCACACTTGAGGATGATTTCATGGCATAA
- the COQ3 gene encoding Hexaprenyldihydroxybenzoate methyltransferase, mitochondrial (COG:H~BUSCO:EOG09263SZM~EggNog:ENOG503NZTD), whose product MAAPSRTAAFRLSRRLRPQRPQPSFPTSSSRPTPIAARQPICAPASAPCLRWHSNFSSVNPDEVSHFNALAGEWWDPHGSSRLLHLMNPLRHDFIRTCRNSAAQQEPDQDESLSYLDIGCGGGIFAESAARMPNTRRVTAIDPTPSVLAVAKAHARKDPSLSDKLTYTQTSIEELPVPASDAHRYDVVSLFEVIEHVDEPAAFLELVRPFVKPGGWLVMSTIARTWMSWLTTNLVAEDILRIVPKGTHDWNKYINEEELRRYFLDKGWESPRVMGVVYVPGLGWKEVRGSEKVGNYFFGVRRAVDADAS is encoded by the coding sequence ATGGCAGCTCCGTCGCGGACAGCTGCTTTCCGCCTCAGTCGGAGGCTACGGCCACAGCGGCCTCAGCCCTCCTTCCCGACATCCTCGAGCCGCCCGActcccatcgccgcccgccaaccGATATGCGCGCCCGCTTCGGCGCCATGCCTTCGATGGCACTCAAACTTCTCGTCAGTGAATCCAGACGAGGTCTCCCACTTTaacgccctggccggcgagtGGTGGGACCCTCATGGCTCCtcgcggctgctgcatctCATGAACCCTCTGCGCCACGACTTCATCCGGACGTGTCGCAACTCtgccgcgcagcaggagcCCGACCAAGACGAATCGCTTTCGTACCTGGACattggctgcggcggcgggatctTTGCGGAAAGTGCCGCTCGAATGCCCAATACACGGCGTGTCACCGCCATCGACCCCACGCCATCcgtcctggccgtcgccaaaGCCCACGCCCGCAAGGACCCGTCCCTGAGCGACAAGCTCACGTACACGCAGACGTCCATTGAGGagctgcccgtgccggcATCAGACGCGCACCGGTACGACGTGGTCAGCCTCTTCGAAGTCATCGAGCATGtggacgagcccgccgcgtTTCTGGAGCTGGTCCGCCCGTTCGTCAAGCCCGGCGGATGGCTCGTCATGAGCACAATCGCGCGAACGTGGATGAGCTGGCTCACGAccaacctcgtcgccgaggacatACTGCGGATCGTGCCCAAGGGCACGCACGACTGGAACAAGTACAtcaacgaggaggagctgcggcgcTATTTCCTTGACAAGGGGTGGGAGAGTCCGCGGGTGATGGGCGTCGTGTACGTGCCGGGGCTTGGGTGGAAGGAGGTGCGCGGCAGCGAAAAAGTCGGCAACTATTTTTTCGGCGTGCGGagggccgtcgacgcggatGCTTCATGA